One region of Theileria equi strain WA chromosome 4 map unlocalized gcontig_1105316255039, whole genome shotgun sequence genomic DNA includes:
- a CDS encoding eukaryotic translation initiation factor 5, putative (encoded by transcript BEWA_052630A) has translation MSLVNIPRYRDDPNYRYKMPRIQSRIEGRGNGTKTNISNMGDIARALKRPPTYATKFFGCELGAMSKFEEAEEKALINGAHTEKALSLILDKFIELYVLCPQCQLPEIEVIVKRGALHSSCNACGHKGTLDMTHKAASYMIKNPIVSSSKMSKEREPKDAKEKEKKKKPSKKKEAGSPGNEDLVENEELTMESPEIAEVISRFHYFIYGGEKKSVDDLAQELHMLQLSQGFDNVCRFFVCLAAVFGTMVGARLDDSPSVDLSKLSLKDTDVSPEAGELPAAHDGRAPNPSSPKLSVDTFKDNIEVIKAATVYTISPKEIIGALEYFIFQCNPEEVSNYPYYAQAFYSDDVVEGSDFIRYYGKSSRYSGNLNAIFLKARETISPFIQWLQED, from the coding sequence ATGTCATTGGTAAATATTCCTCGTTACCGTGACGATCCAAACTATCGTTACAAAATGCCTCGTATTCAATCTAGGATAGAAGGCAGAGGCAATGGGACAAAGACAAACATTTCCAACATGGGAGATATTGCTAGGGCGCTAAAGAGGCCTCCCACTTACGCAACTAAGTTTTTTGGCTGTGAATTGGGTGCAATGTCGAAGTTTGAGGAGGCAGAAGAGAAGGCTTTAATTAATGGAGCTCATACCGAAAAGGCTCTCTCCTTGATTCTGGACAAGTTCATAGAGCTCTATGTGCTATGTCCTCAGTGTCAGCTCCCGGAAATCGAAGTTATTGTCAAGAGAGGTGCGTTACACTCTTCCTGCAACGCTTGTGGTCATAAGGGAACACTCGATATGACGCATAAGGCTGCGTCCTACATGATCAAAAATCCCATTGTTTCCTCCTCAAAAATGAGTAAGGAAAGAGAACCCAAGGATGCTAAAGAAaaggagaagaaaaagaaaccAAGTAAAAAGAAGGAAGCCGGATCACCAGGAAATGAGGATCTGGTGGAGAACGAAGAACTGACCATGGAAAGTCCAGAAATTGCAGAGGTGATATCAAGGTTCCACTATTTCATTTATGGTGGAGAGAAGAAGAGCGTTGATGATTTGGCTCAGGAGCTGCACATGTTACAGCTCTCCCAGGGCTTTGATAATGTGTGCAGGTTCTTTGTTTGTCTCGCGGCCGTCTTTGGAACAATGGTCGGTGCAAGGTTAGATGATTCACCTAGTGTGGATTTGTCCAAACTTTCTCTTAAAGATACGGACGTCAGTCCAGAAGCTGGAGAATTGCCAGCTGCTCATGATGGCCGAGCACCAAATCCTTCTTCGCCAAAGCTCTCGGTAGATACGTTTAAGGACAACATCGAGGTTATTAAAGCTGCCACTGTATACACTATATCGCCAAAGGAAATTATCGGCGCCCTAGAATACTTTATATTTCAGTGTAACCCAGAGGAGGTTTCAAACTACCCCTACTATGCCCAAGCATTCTACTCGGACGATGTAGTTGAAGGTTCTGACTTTATAAGGTACTATGGAAAGTCTTCTAGGTACTCTGGCAACCTCAATGCTATATTCCTGAAGGCTAGGGAGACGATATCGCCCTTTATTCAGTGGTTGCAAGAAGATTAA
- a CDS encoding 40S ribosomal protein S12, putative (encoded by transcript BEWA_052640A): MTEDGSPEVINYVDEDDRVTDLPSAIQKVLTFALAHGGLVRGLHEVAKALDSKTAQVCFLSKGCSEPAYVKLVQALCKEHSIPLIETDCDSKTLGQWAGLCKYDVEGKPRKIVGATSVAVKDFGEESEALAFLQNHIANLKN; the protein is encoded by the coding sequence ATGACTGAAGACGGATCACCAGAGGTCATTAACTACGTCGATGAGGACGATCGCGTTACTGACCTTCCCTCTGCCATCCAAAAGGTTTTAACATTCGCCCTTGCCCATGGTGGACTTGTCAGAGGTCTACATGAGGTTGCAAAGGCACTCGACTCCAAGACAGCTCAGGTCTGCTTCCTATCCAAGGGATGCTCCGAGCCAGCATACGTAAAGTTGGTCCAAGCTCTCTGCAAGGAGCACTCTATCCCACTCATCGAAACCGATTGTGACTCAAAGACTCTCGGACAGTGGGCAGGTCTCTGCAAGTACGACGTTGAGGGAAAGCCAAGGAAAATTGTAGGCGCCACAAGTGTAGCCGTCAAGGACTTTGGTGAAGAATCCGAGGCACTCGCATTCTTGCAAAACCACATTGCCAACCTCAAAAACTAG
- a CDS encoding 40S ribosomal protein S19, putative (encoded by transcript BEWA_052650A), protein MESTIDISKFRVKGADADVPYRRFNTSLKDCNADLFITAFAEHMKLKGYIECPKWIDYAKTSVAKELSPQNPNWFYVRAAAILRHLYFHPDSGIDRLRKVYSSKKRNGSAPNHTCRASGKIIRSIVQQLESVGFLEQDMLKHGRRLSRKGCNTVNAFARQLTKEVHALKGAQ, encoded by the coding sequence ATGGAATCGACAATAGATATCTCAAAGTTTCGTGTAAAGGGTGCTGACGCCGACGTTCCCTACCGCAGATTCAACACATCTCTCAAGGACTGCAATGCTGACCTTTTTATCACAGCATTTGCAGAGCATATGAAGCTCAAGGGATACATTGAGTGCCCCAAGTGGATCGACTATGCCAAAACAAGTGTAGCAAAGGAATTGTCTCCGCAGAACCCAAACTGGTTCTACGTTAGGGCTGCCGCTATCTTGCGTCACTTGTACTTTCACCCAGATTCCGGTATTGATAGACTTAGGAAGGTTTACAGCAGCAAGAAGCGCAACGGATCTGCTCCAAATCATACTTGCAGAGCCTCTGGAAAGATTATTCGTTCCATTGTTCAGCAGCTCGAATCGGTTGGTTTCCTTGAGCAGGACATGTTGAAGCATGGCAGGAGACTCTCTAGAAAGGGATGTAACACTGTAAATGCATTTGCGAGGCAGCTGACCAAGGAGGTCCATGCCCTCAAGGGTGCTCAGTAA